The sequence aaattttgaaaacgtTTCCGTtatccgtcttaaaataaaaaaagagcgAACAAAAAATCTTCGCTCTGTCCGATTCCGCCACCACACGAAAATTGAATACAGACTCGATTTGGACTCAAAATCGGATGAAATTAACCCCGTAAATACAAAGGGTTCCATGACAATCCAATCGGGCTAgactactacttaaaaaattgtgAACGTTTCCGtcttaaaattaaaaaagagcGAAAATAATCTTTGCCCTGTCCGATTCCGCCACCACACGAAAATTGGATACAAACTTGATTTGGACTCAAAATCGGATGAAATTAACCCTATAAATACAAAGGATTCCACATGACAATCTAATCGGACAATCCAGCGATTGAGAAAAAGAACGGgaagaaaaatagaaacatCACCGTGAAGCCGCcaacgccgtcgtcgccaccggaTCTGTCCATGGGAAGCTGTCAGCGTCGTCTGTGAAGCCGGATCGACACGTCGCCGTTGTATCCGCTGCAGGAAGCCGCCGGCACTGAATCCGCTCGCGGGAAGccaccgacgtcgccgtcgctgtcgacacCGACGTTGGGAGGGTACCGCCGGATCTTGAGGGTGGAGAGGGCGTCATCACCGACAGAAACAAAGAGGCCGAGAGGGAGGGACGGCCATTGAGGccgacggggagagggagagggggagggacaACCGTCACCGCTGTACCCCGCTGTCGCCGCACCGTGCCGGCGagatgggagggagagggacagaaggagcggcgccgccggagggagaggggaggggaaacgGCGCCAGAGGGAAGGggtgggggagaggcggcgccggtgggggaggaggggagcggtGTCGGGCGGGAGGAGGCAGCCGGCGattggggggtgggggaggcggaGAGGTGGCGTTGGGCAGCGGGAggcagggagagggagggggagaatgaatctagggttagggttgcaCCAGGGTTTTGATTGATTTGGAACTGATTTGAGCCGTCCATCGAAACGAACGGCTAACATCGATCGAGCGTCGGGCTGGCCTCCGTCACCGGACCGTGGCACTTGGCCGTACACGGGCCGGCGGTCCAACACAAACGTGGAAGTGAGACGAGGAGTATGGGGATGTTAGTTGGACTTTAGTCGCTTGCGGCCTAAGAAAAGTGGGTCGGCTCGGTTGCGGGCTGAAGAAGAAATTGGGCTGAAAATGGCCCATAGAgaaagaatgatttttatttaaattaatgctgaaatgatgtttgtattattaaaattagcaattaagcacAGCAAATTTCAAGAAAGTTTTAAAGCTAACTacggagaatttaataaaaattaaatccaaccatatcattttacctacctacttaaaaaatacctaaatataaaaaaatgtatttcaattaattagaatttaatatgttttaggGCTAGTATATCATAAGgcaaaatctaaaccgagaAGCCTCTCGGTTTAGTGTTAACCAGCGACCAATCAATTGTGAGAAGAAGTACTACTATACATGCATGCTTTATTTCTCTtagacatgcatgtctttttcttcattcttataaagttttttctcaaattacttattcgatctacaatccgattacaccattgtatttgttacaattaaattttcACAACAAGATATTACATGATTatactacgatgaaaaaatatttatatttgtaaattacttttattatatacgtaagttacttttatcatatatataagttacttttagatttgactaaattatttcttagacatataaaagttaattcaatacaatctaaaagtaatttacatatattataaaagtaacttaaaacaaaacggaagtaattttgtcacgacattagaagtaaattcgttgtagggtTAAAAACATGACTagttgtgtagtcacgtccaatgAAAAAAAGTCAagcattaaagttactttccttttgttataagttacttctataatatatgtaaattacttttagactttattgaatttacttttatatgtctatgaggtaatttagtgaaatctaaaagtaatttagatatttgtaaaagtaatttatatttttttcatcaaaatatatttatgtgagatcttgttataaagatttaattgttacgaacacaatggtgtaatcgaaTCATAGATCGGAtaaatagtttaagagaaaattttatttaaaatataggtGGATAGAGTCTCTCGTATATGAAGTGATAGCGGGTTTGTCTAGTCACGTCCATATCATAAATTAGAGTTGTACCAAAGGTACGTACGTAAAAGCTCTCCAAACCTCTCCAAACCGGTCTCCACGGCTCCACCCTCCAAAAGTCCAAACTCCTCCTGCACGAGACGGCTGGACGCGAGGGGAGACGGTtttaatcaaatcaaatcaaatcaaatcaacttctcctccaccacctcacctcttcctcttctctctcccgtctctccccctcccccgatTCGCCTCGTCTCTCCCCACtccccgaaccacaaaaccctaaccctagggaggaggtggagcccTTCCCCTCGCCCCCATCCCCGTCCCGCCCGCTCCGATGGCGACGcagacgccctcctcctccgccgccgccgacctctaCGAGACGGCCTCGCAGCCCGACCCGCccgcctcggccgccggcgacgcctacACCTTCCTCGAGTTCAACACCCAGGGCGACGACTTCGACTACCCGGACTTCCCGGAGCTCTCCCAGCCGGCCCGATCCGCGCCCCCCACGTCGGCTCCGGGGGTGCCTGGCTCCgcgggctcgccgtcgccgtcgtcctcgtcgtggccgcccccgcctcccccgccgccggacGCCTCGCAGGACCCCGATCTCGCGCCGCGGGAGGCCACcaccccgccggcctcctcgtcctcgccgtcgccgcgcgcgtcggcCAAGGCGAGggcgtccgccgcggcggcggacgggctcgCCTCCGGGGTCGCGGCGCTCAGCTTCGAGGAGccgctcggcgccggcgccggggaggaTGGGTTCGGCTACGGCAAGGGCGACTTCGTCGAGCACGCGTGCCGGTACTGCGGGATCCACAACCCCGCGTGCGTCGCGCGCTGCAACGTGCCGTCCTGCCGCAAGTGGTTCTGCAACTCGCGGGGGAACACGTCCGGCTCCCACATCGTTAACCACCTGGTGCGTGTCCCTGTCTTTTTCTCGTGCTAATTACGGTCATAACAGCTTAGGGTCATAACAGCTTAGTTTCTTTCAGTTTTAAGATCAATCCATCGATCATATGTGAATTCGGTAGGAGTTTGCCGCCAACCTAAGTAGGTGACAAGTTTGTCTCGCAGATGATGACAAGTTTGGCATTTTAGTGTAGAATACTCATGTTTAAAACTTGATAGCATGCCTTGTCCCATAAGGGCATTTATGTCATCAGGATGCCTTGTCCACTAAAATTATTTGTTCCTAATTTTGTTATCTGTGGTGCAATACAAAAATTTATGATAAATTGCAATCCTAcatcttttcttttgaaatcaATTGTGCTACATGGCAATTTGCTATCATGTCTGCGGGTGGTTAGTAGAATTCAACTTTGGTTCAAAAAATCCAGGGTCTTCTATAGGGGATTTCTCAGGCGTTCCTGAATTACCTATGCTATTTTTTGCAGACCAGCTTAGGCTTTACAGACTACATAGAAATTTAATGGTAGAAATTATTGGTGTCACTTATTTTTAGCCTGTTACTGCTTTCATTCagtttatttcatattttatgaCTTAATTTTTACACCGCTGTGTATTTTACACAGGTTAGAGCAAAACATAAGGAAGTTTGCCTACACAAGGATAGTCCGTTGGGTGAAACAATTCTTGAGTGCTACAATTGTGGTTGTCGGAACGTATTCCTTCTTGGTTTTATCTCAGCAAAGGCAGAGAATGTCGTTGTTCTTCTGTGCAGAGAGCCCTGTTTGAGTGTTAATGCATTGAAGGATATGAATTGGGACCTCAGTCAGTGGTGTCCTCTTATTGATGACAGGTGTTTCTTATCATGGCTTGTCAAGGTTAATGCTTCCTCCCTTTAGTATTTTGGGTTGTGTGTGCAATTGTGCATTGAGTGTTGTCCTCTTATTTGTCTTTTCACAAATTTGCAATCTTTTGTTCTACCAGGTTCCCTCAGAACAGGAGCAGCTGAGGGCTCGTCAAATTAGTGCGCAACAAATTAACAAAGTGGAAGAGCTCTGGAAAACAAACCCTGATGCCTCTCTTGAAGATCTTGAAAAACCAGGTGTCGATGATGAGCCCCAACAAGTGGCTCTGAAGTATGAAGATGCTTACCAGGTTTGGAATGTTCATTGGTTCATTTGGGCATTTATTTCCTGAGCCTGTTTTTGATATCTTGCACCTTGATTCTATACTAACACTTTTAAAACACTCAAATCTTCCATGTTTTTCTATATTGTAACTAACAcaggttttcattttttttttgccagtaTCAAAATGTGTTTGCTCCACTGATAAAGCTTGAGGCTGATTATGACAAGGTACTATGTTCTGATAATATTTCCTGAATGTGCTGATAGTTCTTAAAACATTTTGTTCCTTGGAACCAGactatgatatatgtatatgtactgAAGTTTCTTGCCTCCTGTTATTTTTCTGTAGATGATGAAAGAGTCACAGAGCAAGGACAGCTTGACCGTGCGGTGGGATATTGGACTGAACAAGAAGCGCATAGCCTATTTCGTGTTTCCAAAGGTTAGCTTAAGAACTTGGAAGCACAAGATCTGATAACATAGGGCCTTGGAATCTTGTCAAAACTATTTTTCCCTTGCTCCTTGTAATTATCATGgactttttatatcatttaatACACCTACACTTTTTATCTTTCTAACATGTGgaatcaattttatattttaggaagaCAATGAATTGAGACTTGTCCCAGGAGATGAGCTGCGGCTTCGATATTCTGGTGATTCTTCACACCCTGCATGGCAGTCTGTGGGTCATGTGGTATGTGCCCTAGAAACATGTTAATTGATAGCTCTACAATAACACCAACAGGGTCACTTCTACTTTAGTGCTAATGGTAAGGGCATTATTCCTTCAGATTAAACTTACGGCACAAGAGGAGGTAGCACTTGAACTTCGTGCTAGTCAGGTATGAGGAGTATAGCTCTCACTTGTTTTTCTTAGTAACCTTTTACTGCTCCCATTTTCCATCATAAACTTTCCTGATTTCAGGGAGTTCCTGTTGATTTGAACCATGGATTCAGTGTGGATTTTGTCTGGAAGAGTACTAGCTTTGATAGGATGCAGGGGGCAATGAAAACTTTTGCTGTGGATGAGACAAGTGTCAGTGGGTGAGTTAGACGCATCTATATCGTGTATACTTAGAATTTCTGGTCCTCTAGTCATATTTATACTGCTTTTACTATGATTACTGCTTAAGGATGAACACACATTTCTTTGCGATTGAACAAAGTGTTTAAgtaaaaaatgtatatttttagctatttttgaagtttatgGTTGTTGGTACCTTTTTTGGGGATATGGTTAAAGGTTGATAGGACCCTGATGAATTGGGAAGAACTCTCGCAAAATATCCCTAGTCTGTATTTGGATTCTTTGTTGGATAATCACAATCTTTTCAAATGTCTCATGAGGAAATTCTTACTCTTCTGTTGCTTCAACGTAGGTACATATACCATCACCTTTTGGGACATGAAGTTGAGCATCAAATAATACGTAATACACTACCGAGACGCTTTGGTGCACCAGGACTTCCAGAACTAAATGCTTCACAGGTATGTTTTTGTGCTTCTAGAAAAATGGGTCGATACATCAGTTTAGTGTTGTTTCTTAtctattccctccatcccaaaatatagctacctttaGCATTCAAAATTTCTCCCAAAACATAGTTACTTCACCTACTCCTTCacctcaaccaatcacaaccatctccCATTTAATTTCTCCATCTACATCCTCTTCTTCACCAATCATAATCTTTCCCCATTTAATTCCACCAACTTTCTTCATCTCCGTGcaaaacctattttttttaatctaacttCAGGTGTTCAGCTATTATGCCATAGCTTCACTGAAGTAGAATTAAACACTATATGTTGATCTAATGTTCTATTCTGATCTTGTGGTGCATCTATTCAGGTCTTAGCAGTTAAAAGTGTTCTCCAGAAGCCAATTAGTTTGATTCAAGGTCCACCTGGCACAGGGAAAACTGTCACATCTGCTGCGATCGTGTATCACATGGCAAAACAAGGCCAAGGACAGGTATAAGAGTGCATGGCATTTGCTCTGCTGGCATAATTTGATGCTATTGTTAACCTTGTCTGATTTGAAATTTCAGGTCCTTGTATGTGCTCCAAGTAATGTAGCCGTTGATCAGTTGGCAGAGAAGATAAGCTCTACTGGTCTCAAGGTAAACAATAATTTATGGTTTATTTTAAGTATCAACTGTTTCCTGTGTTTTTGACTTGTCTGCTATCCCGTTTGACACAGTCCATTGAGTAGTAAAACCATTTTAAGATAGAAGTTTCAAATTACATGCTTGGCTTCTATCGACGTTGATATGAGCTTTTTTTGTATGCTCCTGTGGTTCGCAGGAGTAATTTTGCCATGTTGAATATATACGCGTTTTGAAACTGTTAAATTACTAGTACATCTCATACATTCTTTACTATTTACATTTCCAGTTAGTAACTGTGGTTGCATATTGCAGGTTGTCAGGCTATGTGCAAAATCTAGGGAAGCTGTTTCATCTCCTGTTGAGCATTTGACACTTCATTATCAGGTACATTCTTGATTCTTGGCTAGTTGTTTACCTAGGAAATAGCCATACGCTTGATGATGTCACTGATGTTCCTTTATGCATAAAACGTAGGTTCGGCACCTTGATACATCTGAAAAGAGTGAATTGCATAAGCTACAGCAACTCAAAGATGAACAAGGTCCTTAAACTCTCTCGGCCATTCTGTTTGGTTGAATTAGAAAATTTTCttatattctatttttataGGTGAATTGTCAAGCAGTGATGAGAAAAAGTACAAGGCATTAAAACGAGCTACTGAGAGAGAGATATTACAAAGTGCTGATGTGATTTGTTGCACTTGTGTTGGTGCTGGAGACCCTCGTTTAGCAAACTTCCGATTCCGTCAAGTAATACTTTCTTTCTAATAGCAGTTTAATTTTGATGTCTGCTCTTTATTGAGGTGATGgagtttctttcttcttttttttttatgtcaggTTCTTATTGATGAATCTACACAGGCAACAGAGCCTGAATGTCTCATTCCATTGGTGCTTGGTGTAAAGCAGGTAACAAGTAATTAATTGGTGGTTTTTTGTTCTTTCCATTATGCTATATTTATACTCTTTCTTTAGGTTGTTCTTGTTGGAGATCATTGTCAACTGGGCCCAGTCATCATGTGCAAAAAGGCAGCTCGTGCAGGATTAGCACAATCGCTCTTTGAACGGCTTGTTATCCTTGGAGTCAAGCCTTTCAGGCTACAGGTAATTGTTGAATCTGGTGTTCTGTTTCTCCACATTATTACCATGGTGTGAGTATGCTTACCATGCCTTGTCCTGTGGCATTGATGTCAAAACTTTGGAAGCGGTGGATTTAAAGCCTAATACATTCTTTTTAAGTTATCCTGAGATTGCTCATAAATCATGTTACTTTTGTGAGGATTCTTTGAAAAATGGTTTCCCCCCGTATGTGTATGTCAGGTACAATTTAGTGCAGGCATTCTAATTTGAACAAACTGTCTTGCTTAATATTCGTTGTCATATCATTGGACAAAACTTTGAATTATTAAGAATAGTACATGTTCCAACATTACTTATCACTTTGCATTTTCTGGTTTTTCTTTAAGCTTTTTTTGGGGATGAATCATCAAATCTCTGTTGTTCATCCTGATATTGTCGTTGTTTTTACACAATCAATTCACCAAATTATACCCAAGTAACCATTGAAACGAGTTATATCCAAGTATTTTGCGTTCGAAAATTAACATTCCTTGGGAACAAAGCTAATAGTTCTAACATAATCATCTGTTATTACAGGTACAATATAGGATGCACCCTTGTCTTTCAGACTTCCCGTCCAACTGCTTCTATGAAGGCACACTGCAAAATGGAGTAACTGTAAACGAGAGACAGACACCTGGGATTGATTTTCCTTGGCCTGTTCCAAATCGGCCTATGTTCTTCTACGTGCAGGTACCTTCTTGGACCACCACCAATTGATCTTTGTTCTTCTGTACTTCCTAACTGCAAAAGCTCTTCTTGCTTATTTACACAAGAGACTCGTACTGATTTTCTGTAGATGGGACAAGAAGAGATCAGTGCCAGTGGGACATCATACCTCAATAGAACTGAAGCTGCAAATGTTGAAAAGATTGTAACTACATTTTTAAGGAGTGGTGTTGTACCAAGCCAGGTATGCAGTGATGATCCCTTTTTCATCTACTAGTAACATTTTGCAGCACTTGactcttttataaaaaaagaaatcacatTTTGTGGAATGTATTGTAGATTGGAGTTATCACACCTTATGAAGGACAAAGGGCATATATTGTGAATTATATGTCAAGGAATGGCTCTCTTCGCCAACAACTATACAAAGAAATTGAGGTTAACCACAAATCATGTATACTGTTCCGTTAAACCTACCAAGGTGAAAGCTGCCTTGTCATATAAGATTTATACTTATTTCAGGTAGCAAGTGTTGATTCCTTCCAGGGAAGAGAAAAAGATTACATAATCCTGTCTTGTGTTAGAAGCAATGAGCACCAGGTAATCTTTGCTGTTTTACTTGGTTTGCAGCATAATATTCTTGACAGTATTTCACATTGACTTCTAGAGGGCGTTATAGATGTACTCTGACCTGGCCTTTTCTATTTAGTGAAAATTCTATTTATGTTTTCAAACTCATTGGCAATGACAGTTGAGGTTGGTAAGCCTGTCTTTGTAAATTCTTATGTTAAGCATCTAGGCAGTAGTTTAACTTGCAGACTGTTGTATATTTTGTGCAAGGATTGAACTGTGTTGTCTGTGCATATTCTAGCTTTTCCTGCTTGAAGAACAACCTTTTTGTTTCGCAAATTTGCGTTAACtgacatgatatttttttttcacctttcaGGGTATTGGGTTTCTTAATGATCCACGCAGGTTAAATGTCGCATTAACTCGTGCTCGGTACGGTATAGTTATTCTTGGGAACCCTAAAGTTCTAAGCAAGCAGCCACTCTGGAATAGTTTATTGACACATTATAAGGTATAAGCTTTCCTTCAGTACATAACAATGCTTTGCATACCCTGTTCAGGTTGCTTATTTTTGGGGTTTATGCCCAGATTGTTAGGTGTTTTTTGAACAGGTTATCTTTCCTGACAGTAGAATTGAATGCTTGTAGTGTTGACGGAACATGTGTATTTTCTACCTGCATGTGTTCAAGGTCTTTTACATTTGAGTATTTGACAAACGGATAAGTGGTTCCATTCCAATTGTCCTGTTTCAGTATTATTTCTTGCTTCTTTATATAACTAAAGGTGTGTTTGAGCTGGATGTTTGGCTGGGCTAATTTGTTTCATGCAAAACGAGACGGAGCATTTGCGAAtgattttattgatttttttaagaaacttatACAATTTTTGCACCAAACTCAGCCTAAATTTTGTATATCTATAAGCACGTGATGCTTGGTACTATTTGAGAGATATTCCTGTTCATTGGATAAGCATATCTAATAGTAGATATTGAAAGTAAGGAGCTCTTCTGAGTTTTTGAATTTTCACTCGATAATCTCCATGTGTTTAGGAGCATGAGTGTTTGGTAGAAGGACCTTTGAACAACTTAAAGCAGAGTATGGTGCAATTTCAAAAGCCAAAAAAGGTGGGTGCCTTCTTCCACTCTTATAGATACTTGTTGGAAACATTATGGTtccttttgttttattaaattaacaaAGTATATGCTTGAGTAGATCTACAATGATCGACGACTCTTCCTGGGTGGCGGTCAAGGTGTTATGCAAGGAGCTAGTTTTGGTGCTGCAGGCACAAACCCAGTGGCAGATAAGAGAAGTGGTAGGGGGAAAGGTAGATAGTTAATTTTGTTTGGTTCTGCTTCTAAGTAACTTTTGGCTAATTTTACCCTCTTTTCTCTTAACGCTCCTCTTCTTTTCTGAAATGCAGGGCATTCCTTTGTTCCATTTGGCCCACCAAATGGGGCTCATAAACCTGGTGTGCACCCATCTGGCTATCCTTTACCTCGTATGCCTTTCCCTCCATTTGCTGGGGCTCATTCTCAACCCTATGCTATTCCAACCCGGGGATCATTGCACGGACCGATTGGAGCTGTTCCACCTGTGCCTCAACCTGGAAACAGAAACTTTGGACCTCGTGGAAATACTGGTGGCCCTATTGGTGGGCACCTTGCTCACCAACAGAGTTCTCAGCAAGCTATGGGAGGCATGGGGTCAGCTTTTAACTTTCCTGGCCTGGAGAATCCGAGCAGTCAGCCTTCTGGTGGAGGTCCAATGTCCCAGACTGGATTGATGACACAGGTTTGTTTATTTCTATTAATATATGTCATACAAAAAAAAGTACCTGTCTAGTAATATTTGCCTTTTGCAATTAGATGCCTGTCCAAGGTCTCAGTCAAACATTCCGCGATGGGTTTTCCATTGGTGGGATGTCTCAGGTACTAGCAATTaatgatgcatgcatgtcattTACTATCTTGTTCTATCCTTGATGACAAAATTTGGTTTTGTTGTTTTCTAGGACTTCTTTGGAGATGATTTCAAGAGCCAAGGATCTCATGTGGCATACAACATTGCTGATTTTTCCACTCAGGTACCCATTGTTTCAAATGTCTCTTGTATTTCTGTGCCAATTCATTTATTCAGTTAAATCTGATTTGTCAACCAATTGGAAAGTAAATTATGGCAATGCCGTAAAGTTTAAAGTTTGCGTTTACTCTGGGGAAGAGTTTTCTAATATAAGTTGTTCATATATAGGCTTCTCAAGGAGGCTATGGTGTTGACTACTCTCAAGGACCCCAATCTGGATATCCTGGGAATTATTTGAACCAAAATGCACACCCAGGGTATTCCCATATGGGTGCAGCAAATGACATTGTCTCTCAGGTCTGTTCTATCTCGGTCATAACTATTACGAAAAGTAACTGCCTTTTCAAGCCTTCTTTATGTGTATGTTCTCTGTGAGTAACCTTTTAGTGTTATCCAGGATCACATGGCCCATGGTTCACATGGAATGTTTACACAAGCGGGATACAATGACCCTTCACAAGATGAGTCATCACAGATGCATTTTGGAATGGCTGGTCCTGGTCTTCAGTCTCAGGTGGTTTATCCTTTTTCATTATCTGTTTAATTGTAACTTTATCTTTCTCAGGGAGTGTGTAGGTAACATGATATTTTGCAGCCCATGATGAACCCGCTCTACTCTCAGTCATATGCTCATTACAACACCCAACCGCAGTCTCTCCAACCTCCTCCCCAGTGATCAGGAAAGCTTGTGATATAATTGCTGAAGCCGCATTAAGTTTTGGAAGTTTGATGGGTTGTATCCTTGGCCCACAGCAGCTTGGTTGTGCCTTTCTGCACTGTAATGCAGAAACGATGGTGCATAGACATCAGTTGCAAGTATTGAGCACAAGCATATGTTGGAGCACTACATGGATATTTATTGAGGCAAGCTTGTACAAGATGGCTATGGCTGTCGACCATTGACCATTGCTGAGGAGCACAAGGATTGCAACACATCTCTTTCTTGTCATGGTAGTTCACAGTGGGGCTTGACAACAAGAGGTGGCAACTTGTGCACTGAGAGATGCTGACGACGCTACCCACATCGCTTCACCTGTATAGAAGGCAAAATGGAGCTTATAGTGGTACGATGTCAATACTTCAGGATTGGCTGGCGCTGTGAAGTCTAAGGTGCAGCCGCTATCGCCTGCCTCCATGGTACCACGAAAACGCTTGCAGATTGGCTTTGTATAGGGGTATAGATGGGGGGTGGCCAGCCCTTTCAGATCTCTCGCACATGGCCATTATATTTATCTGAACATTATGTATGCTTTCTTTATAGTTTTTGATATTTAGGTTCACAGAAATGATGTTTGGTGATCTTGCCTGAAAGAACGAATGCTAGAGCTTGTAGTCATTGATGGAGATCgcgtgattttcttttttggatcAGCTGTCATTTTATGGAGCTGGCTGGATGCTGGTAAACCCGTGATGGGTTTTCTGCGTGGTTGATTCCACAACCGTGAGAGCAAATGTTCTGTCACATGTTTTGATAATACTATATTTGGCCTGTGTTCTGCTGCGattgtttttcatgtgtttaGTACCAGATTGCAAGTGCCTATTTTATTTGTTCTCTGGATTGAAGGCTTAAGTTTTGTTGGGTATTTGGGTAGTCATGTAATCGTGCTCATGAATGGTGACATTTTGTTGAGGTGCAGGCTCTTGACTGAACGGTGGGAGCCGTATTGGTTACGTTTGGAAATCCTGTGAGTCACCAGCGTTTACAAAACCACGCGATCATCACATGTGGTAACCTTAGTTTTTGAATCCATGTTTAATTTTGTGGTAACCTTAAACATGTGGTAACCTTAAATTGTGGTAACCTTATGGTTTTCACGGTAGTCGTGTGGTTA is a genomic window of Oryza glaberrima chromosome 7, OglaRS2, whole genome shotgun sequence containing:
- the LOC127779086 gene encoding regulator of nonsense transcripts 1 homolog isoform X1; protein product: MATQTPSSSAAADLYETASQPDPPASAAGDAYTFLEFNTQGDDFDYPDFPELSQPARSAPPTSAPGVPGSAGSPSPSSSSWPPPPPPPPDASQDPDLAPREATTPPASSSSPSPRASAKARASAAAADGLASGVAALSFEEPLGAGAGEDGFGYGKGDFVEHACRYCGIHNPACVARCNVPSCRKWFCNSRGNTSGSHIVNHLVRAKHKEVCLHKDSPLGETILECYNCGCRNVFLLGFISAKAENVVVLLCREPCLSVNALKDMNWDLSQWCPLIDDRCFLSWLVKVPSEQEQLRARQISAQQINKVEELWKTNPDASLEDLEKPGVDDEPQQVALKYEDAYQYQNVFAPLIKLEADYDKMMKESQSKDSLTVRWDIGLNKKRIAYFVFPKEDNELRLVPGDELRLRYSGDSSHPAWQSVGHVIKLTAQEEVALELRASQGVPVDLNHGFSVDFVWKSTSFDRMQGAMKTFAVDETSVSGYIYHHLLGHEVEHQIIRNTLPRRFGAPGLPELNASQVLAVKSVLQKPISLIQGPPGTGKTVTSAAIVYHMAKQGQGQVLVCAPSNVAVDQLAEKISSTGLKVVRLCAKSREAVSSPVEHLTLHYQVRHLDTSEKSELHKLQQLKDEQGELSSSDEKKYKALKRATEREILQSADVICCTCVGAGDPRLANFRFRQVLIDESTQATEPECLIPLVLGVKQVVLVGDHCQLGPVIMCKKAARAGLAQSLFERLVILGVKPFRLQVQYRMHPCLSDFPSNCFYEGTLQNGVTVNERQTPGIDFPWPVPNRPMFFYVQMGQEEISASGTSYLNRTEAANVEKIVTTFLRSGVVPSQIGVITPYEGQRAYIVNYMSRNGSLRQQLYKEIEVASVDSFQGREKDYIILSCVRSNEHQGIGFLNDPRRLNVALTRARYGIVILGNPKVLSKQPLWNSLLTHYKEHECLVEGPLNNLKQSMVQFQKPKKIYNDRRLFLGGGQGVMQGASFGAAGTNPVADKRSGRGKGHSFVPFGPPNGAHKPGVHPSGYPLPRMPFPPFAGAHSQPYAIPTRGSLHGPIGAVPPVPQPGNRNFGPRGNTGGPIGGHLAHQQSSQQAMGGMGSAFNFPGLENPSSQPSGGGPMSQTGLMTQMPVQGLSQTFRDGFSIGGMSQDFFGDDFKSQGSHVAYNIADFSTQASQGGYGVDYSQGPQSGYPGNYLNQNAHPGYSHMGAANDIVSQDHMAHGSHGMFTQAGYNDPSQDESSQMHFGMAGPGLQSQPMMNPLYSQSYAHYNTQPQSLQPPPQ
- the LOC127779086 gene encoding regulator of nonsense transcripts 1 homolog isoform X3, with product MATQTPSSSAAADLYETASQPDPPASAAGDAYTFLEFNTQGDDFDYPDFPELSQPARSAPPTSAPGVPGSAGSPSPSSSSWPPPPPPPPDASQDPDLAPREATTPPASSSSPSPRASAKARASAAAADGLASGVAALSFEEPLGAGAGEDGFGYGKGDFVEHACRYCGIHNPACVARCNVPSCRKWFCNSRGNTSGSHIVNHLVRAKHKEVCLHKDSPLGETILECYNCGCRNVFLLGFISAKAENVVVLLCREPCLSVNALKDMNWDLSQWCPLIDDRCFLSWLVKVPSEQEQLRARQISAQQINKVEELWKTNPDASLEDLEKPGVDDEPQQVALKYEDAYQYQNVFAPLIKLEADYDKMMKESQSKDSLTVRWDIGLNKKRIAYFVFPKEDNELRLVPGDELRLRYSGDSSHPAWQSVGHVIKLTAQEEVALELRASQGVPVDLNHGFSVDFVWKSTSFDRMQGAMKTFAVDETSVSGYIYHHLLGHEVEHQIIRNTLPRRFGAPGLPELNASQVLAVKSVLQKPISLIQGPPGTGKTVTSAAIVYHMAKQGQGQVLVCAPSNVAVDQLAEKISSTGLKVVRLCAKSREAVSSPVEHLTLHYQVRHLDTSEKSELHKLQQLKDEQGELSSSDEKKYKALKRATEREILQSADVICCTCVGAGDPRLANFRFRQVLIDESTQATEPECLIPLVLGVKQVVLVGDHCQLGPVIMCKKAARAGLAQSLFERLVILGVKPFRLQVQYRMHPCLSDFPSNCFYEGTLQNGVTVNERQTPGIDFPWPVPNRPMFFYVQMGQEEISASGTSYLNRTEAANVEKIVTTFLRSGVVPSQIGVITPYEGQRAYIVNYMSRNGSLRQQLYKEIEVASVDSFQGREKDYIILSCVRSNEHQGIGFLNDPRRLNVALTRARYGIVILGNPKVLSKQPLWNSLLTHYKEHECLVEGPLNNLKQSMVQFQKPKKIYNDRRLFLGGGQGVMQGASFGAAGTNPVADKRSGRGKGHSFVPFGPPNGAHKPGVHPSGYPLPRMPFPPFAGAHSQPYAIPTRGSLHGPIGAVPPVPQPGNRNFGPRGNTGGPIGGHLAHQQSSQQAMGGMGSAFNFPGLENPSSQPSGGGPMSQTGLMTQDFFGDDFKSQGSHVAYNIADFSTQASQGGYGVDYSQGPQSGYPGNYLNQNAHPGYSHMGAANDIVSQDHMAHGSHGMFTQAGYNDPSQDESSQMHFGMAGPGLQSQPMMNPLYSQSYAHYNTQPQSLQPPPQ